The DNA segment GTCTATACCTTCTTCTTTTGCATGTTTTACCTCTTCTAAACGAGCTGGCATTTCAGCTTCAGAACGGCGATAAACGAGTGTAACTTTAGCTCCGAGACGTTTAGCTGTACGGCATGAATCCATAGCCGTGTTACCACCACCGACAACAACAACTCTTTTACCTAAATTGATAGGTGTATCTGTTTTAGGATTAGCTGCATCCATCAAGTTTACACGGGTAAGGTACTCGTTAGAAGACATTATATTAATAGAGTTCTCGCCTGGAATATCCATAAAGTTTGGCAAACCTGCGCCTGAACCTACAAAGATACCCTTGAAACCACTCTGTTCGAGTTGACTTACAGAGATGGTCTTACCTACTATGCAGTCTGTCTGGAAATGCACACCCATCTTTTTGAGGTTTTCGATTTCCACATCAACAATCTTGTTGGGCAGACGGAACTCCGGAATACCATATTTTAAAACTCCACCGATTTCGTGAAGTGCTTCAAACACATATACATCATAACCTTTTTTGGCCATATCACCGGCAAAGCTCAATCCTGAAGGACCAGAACCTACAACGGCAACTTTTATTGCATTTGAAGGAGCTATCTCCGGCATGGAAATGTTACCGCTTTCACGCTCGTAATCAGCTGCAAAACGCTCAAGGAATCCTATCGCTACTGCAGGTTCGTTCATCTTAAGGTGAATACACTTGCTTTCGCATTGTTTCTCTTGTGGACATACACGTCCGCATACAGCAGGTAGGGCAGAGGTATCTTTTAATACTTTAGCAGCTGCCAAGAATTGTCCACGTTCTATATTTTTAATGAATGATGGAATGTTTATGCTTACAGGACATCCCTCTATACATGTAGGTTTTGCACAATCCAGACAACGTTTAGATTCTGTAAGGGCCATTTCTTTTGTGAGTCCCTTGTTTACTTCTTCAAGGCGTGTGGTGGCGCGATAAATAGGATCAAGCTCGGGCATTAAAGCACGTTTGATTGCTGTACGCTCTTTTGGTTTCATAGATGAACGTAACTCTTTACGCCATTCTGCATTTCTGTCTGTCAGGACATCTATAGAATCACTTGTCGGTTCTACGTCCATTGTTATATCTGTTGTAAACTTCTCATTCGCAGTACCTGAAACATTCTCTATATGATCTTGGTAATGTTCCATCTCCTCTTTCTCTGCACCCTTGAAAGTGCCCATACGCTTGAACATTTCATCCCAGTCAACCAATGCTCCGTCAAATTCCGGACCATCAATACAAACAAATTTAGTTTTGCCTCCGATAGTAAGACGACATGCGCCGCACATACCTGTTCCGTCGACCATGATTGTATTCAGAGATACATCTGTAGGCAGATTGTATTTTTGTGTTAGCAGGCAGCTGAATTTCATCATTATAGCAGGACCAATGGCAAAAACCTTGTCTATATGTTCCTGATTGATGAATTTTTCAATTCCGATTGTTACCACGCCTTTTTCACCTTTAGAACCGTCGTCGGTCATGATGATAGTTTCATCGCTGTTGGCACGAACTTCATCCTCAAGTATGATGAGATCTTTGTTTCTACCGGCCAAGACAGACAAAACTCTATTGCCGGCAGCCTTCAATGCCTTGATTATTGGCAACATAGGAGCGACACCAACACCACCTCCTGCACAGATAACAGTTCCATATTTCTCAATATGAGTAGGATTACCTAAAGGTCCTACGACATCTGTTACATAATCACCTTCGTTGAGATTACATAGTTTTGTCGAAGATAGGCCAACTTCTTGTACGACTAACGTTATTGTACCTTTATCGGTATCAGCGTCAGCAATAGTCAGAGGCATACGTTCACCCTTGTCTCCTACGCGTATGATAACAAAGTTACCCGCTTTACGACTTTTTGCAATTAGTGGAGCTTCAATATCAAAGAGAAATACTTTCTCTGAAAACTGTTCCTTGCGAATGATCTTGTTCATATAAAAAGATTATTTAGATTATATTGTGTTTGTAGATTTTTAGTTAGAAATTATTTCCGTCGATCATTTCAAAGCCACAGTAAGGAACCAATGCTTTAGGTACACGAATGCCTTCTGGTGTCTGGAAGTCTTCTAAGATAGCTGCTACTATGCGCGGAAGGGCGAGGGCAGAGCCATTAAGAGTGTGGCATAATTCTATCTTCTTACTATTACTGTCGCGATAACGGCATTTCAGTCTGTTGGCCTGATAGCTCTCAAAGTTTGATACAGATGAAACTTCCAACCATCTCTTCTGAGCGGCACTCCACACCTCAAAGTCGTAGCATATTGATGATGTGAAACTCATATCACCACCGCATAGACGTAGTATGTGATAAGGCAATTCTAGTTTCTGACATAGGCGCTCCACATGGTCAAGCATCTCTTTCAATGACTGATATGAATGTTCTGGTGTATCAATTCTTACAAGTTCAACTTTGTCAAACTGATGAAGACGATTTAATCCTCTTACATCTTTACCATATGAGCCTGCTTCACGACGGAAACATGCAGAATAAGCACAACGCTTGATAGGAAGGTCTTTCTCGTCAAGAATCTCATCGCGGAAGATATTTGTTACAGGAACTTCTGCTGTAGGTATGAGATATAGATTATCTACCTCGCAATGGTACATTTGTCCTTCTTTATCAGGTAACTGACCTGTACCGTAGCCTGATGCTTCGTTGACGACATATGGTGGTTGTATCTCAAGATATCCATCTTTTCGTGCTTCTTCAAGGAAAAAAGCTTCAAGAGCACGCTGGAAACGAGCCATTTTACCTATGTAAATAGGGAATCCTGCACCTGTGATTTTAACACCTAAGTCGAAATCTATAAGGTTATATTTTTTGCATAAGTCCCAATGGCACATAGCACCTTCATGTAGTTCCGGTATATTGCCACCTTCTTTAACTACAACATTGTCTTCAGCACCTGCACCTTCTGGTACATCGTCGTTAGGAATATTTGGTATGGTACACAGTAGGGCTATAAGTTCTTTCTGTGATTTGTCCATCTCTTCCTGAAATGCCTTGTCTGCTTCTTTTAGAGATGCAACATTTTCTTTTATCTTGTCAACTTCATCTTTCTTGCCTTGTTTCATCAAGGCACCAATACTGGATGATAATTGTTTTGCTTCTTGTTTGTTCTTGTCTAATTTTTGTTGAGCTTCACGACGTTTCTTATCTATCGCAAGTACATTGTCAATGGCTTCTTTAGCACCTTTGAAGTGCTTCTTTTCCAAGCCTTTAATCACACGTTCAGTTTCCTCACTGATGAGTTTTAGTGTAAGCATAACTATCTTATTTTATGATTTTGTTTATTTCGCCACAAAGATACTTATTTTTATTGAGAATTGAAAATTGGAAAATGAGAAATTTAAGTGAAATATTATAATTTAATATAACATAAAGTGGCTATAAACGCAAAAATCCCAAATCTCCGTGGAGAAGTGGGACTTATGTTGTTTGTTTGGAATAATTTTTTGAAACTCTTGGTTTATTTAGGCTTCTGCGTTAGGGATAACCGAAACGACGCTCTTATCTTTGCGTCCCTTCTTAAAGTTAACCACACCATCAGCTAATGCAAATAGAGTATCGTCTTTGCCAATACCTACATTATTACCTGGATTGTGTTTTGTACCACGCTGGCGAACTATGATGTTACCTGCGATAACCTTCTGTCCACCCCAAATTTTAACGCCTAATCTCTGTGAAGCTGATTCACGGCCGTTCTTAGAACTACCTACACCTTTCTTATGTGCCATTTTTTTACTCCTCCTAAATTTAAGCGATTACTTGTTTAATTTCTATTTGTGTGAATTGCTCACGATGACCGTTGCG comes from the Xylanibacter oryzae DSM 17970 genome and includes:
- a CDS encoding bifunctional dihydroorotate dehydrogenase B NAD binding subunit/NADPH-dependent glutamate synthase, translating into MNKIIRKEQFSEKVFLFDIEAPLIAKSRKAGNFVIIRVGDKGERMPLTIADADTDKGTITLVVQEVGLSSTKLCNLNEGDYVTDVVGPLGNPTHIEKYGTVICAGGGVGVAPMLPIIKALKAAGNRVLSVLAGRNKDLIILEDEVRANSDETIIMTDDGSKGEKGVVTIGIEKFINQEHIDKVFAIGPAIMMKFSCLLTQKYNLPTDVSLNTIMVDGTGMCGACRLTIGGKTKFVCIDGPEFDGALVDWDEMFKRMGTFKGAEKEEMEHYQDHIENVSGTANEKFTTDITMDVEPTSDSIDVLTDRNAEWRKELRSSMKPKERTAIKRALMPELDPIYRATTRLEEVNKGLTKEMALTESKRCLDCAKPTCIEGCPVSINIPSFIKNIERGQFLAAAKVLKDTSALPAVCGRVCPQEKQCESKCIHLKMNEPAVAIGFLERFAADYERESGNISMPEIAPSNAIKVAVVGSGPSGLSFAGDMAKKGYDVYVFEALHEIGGVLKYGIPEFRLPNKIVDVEIENLKKMGVHFQTDCIVGKTISVSQLEQSGFKGIFVGSGAGLPNFMDIPGENSINIMSSNEYLTRVNLMDAANPKTDTPINLGKRVVVVGGGNTAMDSCRTAKRLGAKVTLVYRRSEAEMPARLEEVKHAKEEGIDFLTLHNPLEYIADENGAVKQAILQEMQLGEPDASGRRSPEPIPGKTKTLDVDQVIVAVGVSPNPLVPKSITGLELGRKNTIVVNENMQSSRPEIYAGGDIVRGGATVILAMGDGRKAAASMDKQLQK
- the serS gene encoding serine--tRNA ligase produces the protein MLTLKLISEETERVIKGLEKKHFKGAKEAIDNVLAIDKKRREAQQKLDKNKQEAKQLSSSIGALMKQGKKDEVDKIKENVASLKEADKAFQEEMDKSQKELIALLCTIPNIPNDDVPEGAGAEDNVVVKEGGNIPELHEGAMCHWDLCKKYNLIDFDLGVKITGAGFPIYIGKMARFQRALEAFFLEEARKDGYLEIQPPYVVNEASGYGTGQLPDKEGQMYHCEVDNLYLIPTAEVPVTNIFRDEILDEKDLPIKRCAYSACFRREAGSYGKDVRGLNRLHQFDKVELVRIDTPEHSYQSLKEMLDHVERLCQKLELPYHILRLCGGDMSFTSSICYDFEVWSAAQKRWLEVSSVSNFESYQANRLKCRYRDSNSKKIELCHTLNGSALALPRIVAAILEDFQTPEGIRVPKALVPYCGFEMIDGNNF
- the rpmA gene encoding 50S ribosomal protein L27 — translated: MAHKKGVGSSKNGRESASQRLGVKIWGGQKVIAGNIIVRQRGTKHNPGNNVGIGKDDTLFALADGVVNFKKGRKDKSVVSVIPNAEA